CGGAGTTCAAGGTCGGCGACAAGGTTCGCGTCTGCGGTTCGTTCGACGGAGAGATCACCTACGGACCCTTCAAGAGCGCCTTCGAGCGCTACACCATGTACGTGGTGCGCAACGAGACAGGCAACGAGCGAGCCCAGCACGACACCGACCTGACAGCTCTCCCGAAGTTCGCCATCGGCGACCGGGTGGAGAAGCCTGCGACGGGTGTTCGCCCCGGAACGATTGTGGCTGGCCCGTTTGTCACCGAGTACGACGATGTGCCGTTCTGGGTCGTCGAGCACGACAACGGCAAGGTGTCGACCCCGCGCGAGGACGGTGACCTGAAGAGGATCGAGGAGGAGCCGGCCCGAGAGATCAAGGTCGGCGACCGGGTCAAGGTCGTCTCAGGGCGCGGCATCAGCGCATACATCGGGAAGACGGTGACGCTGACGAAGGTTGGTGCGAGCAGCCCCTACGGCCCCTACGGCTTCAAGGGGGGATTCGGCGGCGAGATCTACGCCGAGGAGGTCGAACTCATCCGCGAGGCGCCTGCGGACACCTTTGAGTACAACGGCGTGACATACGACCTGACGGCGACGTACCGCGACAAGGACGGCGACGAGTGGACGTTCAAGGGCGGTACGAGGGCGTCTGACGGCACCCCCGACGGAGCGATGAACGGCTACGCCGGCGGGACCTACTCCTACACCCTCGGCTACGCGGCTCGCCACTACGCCCCCCTGACGCGCATCTGATCAACCCCTGTGCCCCCGGCGCCCACGTGGCCCGGGGGCTTTGGGCGTAGGAGCATCGACCAGCACGAGGAGAGCACATGGCCACAGCATCCGTGACAGAGGAGATCGTGCGCACCAGCGTGGTGACGTTGGCGCTGAATCCTGACGAGGCACGCGCACTGTCGTCGCTCGTACAGCACGTTACGCCGTCGAACGGTGAGGACGGGCCGGCCCGACACGTCGAGGTCGTAGCTGAGGAGCTGCGCAGAGTTGTTCGGGATGAGCTGCCGCCCGTTCCCGGTAACCGCATCTTCAGCGCGGACGGAAACGTCACGTTTTCAGCGTACCGATTCAGCCGCTAAGCCCCCGGAGGAGAACCCATGGCACACGCACAGTACGAGACCCGCACGCGCACCGTGGAGGAGACGGTCGTCGTCCTGGAGATCAGTGAGAACGACGCGGACGAGCTGCGAGCCATCGTGGGTGCCGCTGATGGCACCCGAGCGATGGTGCGTGTTTTTCAAGCACTCGAAGCGATCGGCGCGCCGATGAAGTCGGAGACCTACGCGACGGGGTCCACCTATGAACTGAACGCGAAGTACCGCGACCGCTCGGGCGACGTCTGGGAGTTCACGGGGAAGCGCTCGCAGAGCGGCGAACCCTACGTCACCTACACCGGCTTCATGGACAACGAGGACACGATCAGCGAGATCGAGCGTGAGTGGGGTCCGCTCGTCAAGGTCACCGAGTGACCCGCCTCGTCGTCGGTCCCGGCGCCTCCCCTGCCCTCGGAGATCTCCGCCAGGCCGGCCCGGAGGACGACGTCTTCGTCCGCCCGGAAGCCGCGGAGCGGAAGGACTTCCCGAAGCTCTGGGAGGCCGTCGGTGTGGCGCTCGTGCGGGGTGCGCGGGTGTACGTGATCAACCGAGAGGAGAGCACGTGACGGGCAAGGTGTTCCGGATCCGGGCACTGTTCAAGTGGCACGGCCGGGAAGAAGTGCGCGAGCGGCTGGAGTACGACGAGCAGCGCGTCCCGCGAATCGTCAGCGGATTCAAGGCGGCCCGCGCGGAAGCCGTGGAGGTGGAGGAGCTCCACTACACGGCGGAGTACCGGTCGGATCTCTCCTGGAACGTCCCGGAGGTGGGGGAGTAATGCCCTTCTACCGCGACCGTGACGGTTCCATCTGGGTCCCGGATCACCGGGCCGACAGGCTGT
This is a stretch of genomic DNA from Streptomyces sp. R44. It encodes these proteins:
- a CDS encoding phiSA1p31-related protein — its product is MTEFKVGDKVRVCGSFDGEITYGPFKSAFERYTMYVVRNETGNERAQHDTDLTALPKFAIGDRVEKPATGVRPGTIVAGPFVTEYDDVPFWVVEHDNGKVSTPREDGDLKRIEEEPAREIKVGDRVKVVSGRGISAYIGKTVTLTKVGASSPYGPYGFKGGFGGEIYAEEVELIREAPADTFEYNGVTYDLTATYRDKDGDEWTFKGGTRASDGTPDGAMNGYAGGTYSYTLGYAARHYAPLTRI
- a CDS encoding phiSA1p31-related protein; the encoded protein is MAHAQYETRTRTVEETVVVLEISENDADELRAIVGAADGTRAMVRVFQALEAIGAPMKSETYATGSTYELNAKYRDRSGDVWEFTGKRSQSGEPYVTYTGFMDNEDTISEIEREWGPLVKVTE